The following proteins are encoded in a genomic region of Mus caroli chromosome 18, CAROLI_EIJ_v1.1, whole genome shotgun sequence:
- the Kif20a gene encoding kinesin-like protein KIF20A, with product MSHGILSPPAGLLSDEDVVDSPILESTAADLRSVVRKDLLSDCSVISASLEDKQALLEDTSEKVKVYLRIRPFLTPELDRQEDQGCVCIENTETLVLQAPKDSFALKSNERGVGQATHKFTFSQIFGPEVGQVAFFNLTMKEMVKDVLKGQNWLIYTYGVTNSGKTYTIQGTSKDAGILPQSLALIFNSLQGQLHPTPDLKPLLSNEVIWLDSKQIRQEEMKKLSLLIGGLQEEELSTSVKKRVHTESRIGASNSFDSGVAGLSSTSQFTSSSQLDETSQLWAQPDTVPVSVPADIRFSVWISFFEIYNELLYDLLEPPSHQHKRQTLRLCEDQNGNPYVKDLNWIHVCDVEEAWKLLKVGRKNQSFASTHMNQQSSRSHSIFSIRILHLQGEGDIVPKISELSLCDLAGSERCKHQKSGERLKEAGNINTSLHTLGRCIAALRQNQQNRSKQNLIPFRDSKLTRVFQGFFTGRGRSCMIVNVNPCASTYDETLHAAKFSALASQLVHAAPVHLGIPSLHSFIKKHSPQVGPGLEKEDKVDSDLEDSPEDEADVSVYGKEELLQVVEAMKALLLKERQEKLQLEIQLREEICNEMVEQMQQREQWCSERLDNQKELMEELYEEKLKILKESLTTFYQEQIQERDEKIEELETLLQEAKQQPAAQQSRGCELSLLRRSQRLAASASTQQFQEVKAELEQCKTELSSTTAELHKYQQMLKPPPTAKPFTIDVDKKLEEGQKNIRLLRTELQKLGQSLQSAERACCHSTGAGKLRQALTNXDDILIKQNQTLAELQNNMVLVKLDLQKKAACIAEQYHTVQKLQGQASAKKRLGANQENQQPNHQPPGKKPFLRNLLPRTPTCQSSTDSSPYARILRSRHSPLLKSPFSKKY from the exons ATGTCTCACGGGATCCTTTCTCCGCCAGCGGGCTTACTCTCTGATGAGGATGTTGTAGACTCTCCCATATTAGAATCCACAGCTGCAGATCTGAGATCTGTGGTCCGAAAAGACCTGTTGTCAGACTGCTCtgtcatctctgcctctctggagGACAAGCAG GCTCTACTGGAGGACACCTCAGAGAAGGTGAAAGTTTACCTTCGAATCCGACCGTTCTTGACTCCCGAGTTGGATCGACAGGAAGATCAG GGCTGCGTCTGCATTGAGAATACAGAGACCCTTGTGCTGCAGGCACCCAAAGACTCCTTTGCCTTGAAGAGTAATGAGAGGGGAGTCGGTCAGGCCACTCACAAATTCACTTTTTCCCAG ATATTTGGGCCAGAAGTGGGACAGGTGGCTTTCTTCAATCTGACCATGAAGGAGATGGTGAAGGATGTGCTCAAAGGGCAGAACTGGCTCATATACACCTATGGAGTCACCAACTCGGGGAAAACGTACACAATTCAAG GTACTAGTAAGGATGCGGGGATCCTGCCCCAGTCCCTGGCTCTCATCTTTAATAGTCTCCAGGGCCAACTTCATCCGACACCTGATCTGAAGCCCTTGTTGTCCAATGAAGTAATCTGGCTAGACAGCAAGCAGATTCGACAGGAGGAAATGAAGAAGCTGTCCTTACTAATTGGAGGCCTCCAAGAG GAGGAGCTGTCCACCTCTGTGAAGAAACGTGTCCACACTGAAAGTCGGATAGGTGCCAGCAACAGCTTTGACAGTGGCGTTGCTGGGCTGTCTTCTACCAGTCAGTTCACCAGCAGTAGCCAGCTAGATG AAACAAGTCAATTATGGGCACAACCAGACACTGTCCCAGTAAGTGTTCCAGCAGACATTCGCTTCTCTGTCTGGATCTCCTTCTTTGAGATCTACAATGAATTGCTTTATGACCTGTTAGAACCACCTAGCCATCAGCATAAGAGACAGACACTTCGACTGTGTGAGGATCAGAATGGCAATCCTTATGTGAAAG ATCTCAATTGGATTCATGTTTGTGATGTTGAGGAAGCCTGGAAACTTTTGAAAGTGGGTCGCAAGAACCAGAGctttgccagcacccacatgaaccAGCAATCCAGCCGCAG tcACAGCATCTTCTCAATCAGAATCTTGCACCTTCAGGGAGAAGGGGATATAGTGCCCAAGATCAGTGA ACTGTCACTCTGTGACCTGGCTGGCTCTGAGCGCTGCAAACATCAAAAAAGTGGTGAGCGGCTAAAGGAGGCAGGGAACATTAACACTTCTCTGCACACCCTGGGCCGCTGTATTGCCGCCCTGCGACAGAATCAGCAGAACCG GTCAAAGCAGAACCTGATTCCTTTCCGTGACAGCAAGTTGACTCGTGTGTTCCAAGGCTTCTTCACAGGTCGAGGTCGTTCCTGTATGATTGTCAATGTGAATCCCTGTGCATCTACATATGATGAGACTCTTCATGCAGCCAAATTCTCAGCCCTAGCCAGCCAG ctTGTGCACGCCGCACCTGTGCATCTGGGAATCCCATCCCTGCATTCATTCATCAAGAAGCACAGTCCTCAGGTTGGCCCTGGCTTAGAGAAAGAGGACAAGGTCGACTCAGACCTTGAGGACAGTCCTGAAGACGAAGCTGATGTCTCCGTGTATGGCAAAGAG GAGCTACTCCAGGTGGTGGAAGCCATGAAAGCGCTACTTTTAAAAGAACGACAAGAAAAGCTGCAGTTGGAGATACAGCTCCGAGAGGAAATTTGCAACGAAATGGTGGAACAGATGCAACAGCGGGAGCAGTGGTGCAG TGAGCGTTTGGACAACCAAAAGGAACTGATGGAGGAACTGTACGAGGAGAAACTGAAGATCCTGAAGGAATCACTGACAACTTTCTACCAAGAGCAGATCCAG GAGCGGGATGAAAAAATTGAAGAGCTAGAAACTCTGTTGCAGGAAGCCAAACAGCAGCCAGCGGCACAACAGTCAAGGGGGTGTGAACTGTCCCTCCTCCGGCGGTCACAGAGGCTGGCAGCATCTGCCTCCACTCAGCAGTTCCAGGAAGTTAAAGCTGAACTAGAGCAATGCAAAACAGAGTTAAGCTCTACCACTGCAG AGCTGCACAAGTATCAGCAAATGTTGAAACCGCCACCCACAGCCAAGCCTTTCACCATTGATGTGGATAAGAAGTTAGAGGAGGGCCAGAAG AATATAAGGCTGCTACGGACAGAGCTCCAGAAACTAGGACAGTCTCTGCAGTCAGCAGAAAGAGCCTGTTGCCACAGCACCGGAGCAGGAAAACTTCGTCAAGCATTAACCAACTGNGATGACATCTTAATCAAACAGAACCAGACCCTGGCTGAGCTGCAGAATAACATGGTGCTAGTGAAACTGGACCTTCAGAAAAAGGCAGCCTGCATTGCTGAGCAGTATCACACTGTGCAAAAGCTCCAAGGCCAAGCTTCTGCCAAAAAGCGGCTGGGAGCAAACCAGGAAAACCAGCAACCAAATCATCAACCCCCAGGAAAGAAACCATTCCTGCGAAACTTACTTCCCCGAACACCTACCTGCCAAAGCTCAACAGACAGCAGCCCTTATGCACGGATCTTGCGCTCACGGCACTCTCCTTTACTCAAATCTCCCTTTAGCAAAAAATACTAA